A section of the Procambarus clarkii isolate CNS0578487 chromosome 38, FALCON_Pclarkii_2.0, whole genome shotgun sequence genome encodes:
- the LOC138372166 gene encoding putative per-hexamer repeat protein 5: MLYKSRDPECGMTFPNISKTLTQKEAVLELPEAESSITGTAEAESSITGTAEAESSITGTAEAERERGSTGTAEAVRGSTGTAEAERGSTGTAEAERGSTGTAEAVRGSTGTAEAERGSTGTAEAERGSTGTAEAVRGSTGTAEAESSSTGTAEAESSSTGTAEAVRGSTGTAEAESSSTGTAEAERGSTGTAEAESSSTGTAEAERGSTGTAEAESSSTGTAEAERGSTGTAEAESSSTGTAEAERGSTGTAEAESSSTGTAEAERGSTGTAEA; the protein is encoded by the exons atgctctacaaatcaagggacccagaatgtggaatgaccttcccaaacaTATCAAAGACT TTGACGCAGAAAGAGGCAGTACTGGAACTACCTGAAGCAGAAAGCAGCATTACTGGAACTGCTGAAGCAGAAAGCAGCATTACTGGAACTGCTGAAGCAGAAAGCAGCATTACTGGAACTGCTGAAGCAGAAAGAG AAAGAGGCAGTACTGGAACTGCTGAAGCAGTAAGAGGCAGTACTGGAACTGCTGAAGCAGAAAGAGGCAGTACTGGAACTGCTGAAGCAGAAAGAGGCAGTACTGGAACTGCTGAAGCAGTAAGAGGCAGTACTGGAACTGCTGAAGCAGAAAGAGGCAGTACTGGAACTGCTGAAGCAGAAAGAGGCAGTACTGGAACTGCTGAAGCAGTAAGAGGCAGTACTGGAACTGCTGAAGCAGAAAGCAGCAGTACTGGAACTGCTGAAGCAGAAAGCAGCAGTACTGGAACTGCTGAAGCAGTAAGAGGCAGTACTGGAACTGCTGAAGCAGAAAGCAGCAGTACTGGAACTGCTGAAGCAGAAAGAGGCAGTACTGGAACTGCTGAAGCAGAAAGCAGCAGTACTGGAACTGCTGAAGCAGAAAGAGGCAGTACTGGAACTGCTGAAGCAGAAAGCAGCAGTACTGGAACTGCTGAAGCAGAAAGAGGCAGTACTGGAACTGCTGAAGCAGAAAGCAGCAGTACTGGAACTGCTGAAGCAGAAAGAGGCAGTACTGGAACTGCTGAAGCAGAAAGCAGCAGTACTGGAACTGCTGAAGCAGAAAGAGGCAGTACTGGAACTGCTGAAGCATAA